The Terriglobia bacterium sequence TCGGGCGTAAACGCCACGCCCGCCAGGGTGGCATATCCTCCGTAGGACCCGCCCATGATTCCAATGTGCTTGGGATCGCCGATGCCCTTCGACACCAGGTACTTGACGCCCCACGTCAGATCATCTTGCATCTTCTGGCCCCACTCCTTGTTCCCCGCATTAATGAACTTTTTTCCATATCCGGTCGATCCGCGGAAGTTGGGAGCCAGAACCGCGTAGCCTCGATTCGCGAAAAACTGCCAGTAAGGGTTGAACCCCCAAAGATCCCGCGCCCAGGGGCCGCCATGCGGGAAGACCACCACCGGCAGGTTCTTCTCCGGGACGCCCTTCGGAAGGGTCAAATAAGCCGAAATCTCCAGGCCGTCCGACGAAGGATACCGAACCACCGTTGTTGACGTGAGGTTCGCGCGGTTCAGGTTCTCCCGAATACGATATTGCAGCGTCAGCTTGCGGGCCTTACGATCAAACAGGTAGGTTTCACCCGGCTCGTTGTCGGCGGTTGCTGAGACGATCCAGAGCTGTTCGTCCCGGGTGTGCGACCCAAAGTTGATCTGCTTCCGCGGCAACTTGGTTTGCAGCCATTTGTAGTCCGCCTCAAACACTTTGTCCTTCCAGTACTCCCGGCGCTTGTCGTCAATGTAAATTGTCGCGATCATCTCGTCGGTCAGTTCAGAGAAAATCGCCGAGCCGAAATCCACCCGCTTGAGGGGATCGGACTCAACCAGTTCTTCTTTACTGGTCTCGGGGTCCAGGAGCACCAGGCGGGTGAGATCAATTTCGCTCCCCTTGTTCGTCACCATGTAGACCCGTTTGTTATCCTTGGCAAACCGGATGGTGTCGCAACCCTCGAGGACGTCACAGGAGTAAATCTTGGTGACGCCGCTCGGATCGAGGCGCAAAATCTCGGTGTCGCCGTTTTCAGCCGAACGGGCCGCCAGACGAAGCTGATCCTTGTTGTCGAACTCCCAGCCGGCAATGCGATCGGTGTTCTTACGGACCAGCGTCCGCTCTCCGGTGGAGATCTTAACCTTGTAGAGGTCATGCCAGGCCTTGTCACGGTCATTCAGACCCACATAGAGAAGGTCGGGATCGCTCTTGGGAACCGCATAAATAATGGCGCGAGCCCCCTTGGCCATGGTGATATTGCGCGCGGTCGGCACTTCTACGCCCGCGGCCGGCTTGTCCGCCGGGTTTACGGCATAGACGTTGTAGTTTTCGTCTCCGCCCTGGTCCTGGACGAAGAGGATGTACTGGCTGTCGCGGCTCCAGAAGAAGCCGGGGATGGGCCGCTTGGTGTCGTTGGTCACCGGCTTGGCGGCGCTGAACGGCTCCTCGGTCTTCTTCACCCAGACGTTGCGGGTCTTGTTGAGCGGTTTGAGAAAGGCAATGTACTTGCCGTCCGGGGAAATCTGCGCGCCGGCGATCTCCGGATCGCCAAAAAACAGTTCGCGGTCGATCAGCGGCGGCTGTTGCGCCAAAAGAGGGACCGCTAAGAGAATGAAGAACAAAAATAGCTTGGCTGCTCGTTTCATGATTCCTCCTGCAGGTGTGTGTAAATGCAACATAGGATAGAATGACAAGACTCTGACTGTCCATAGAATCCTATGATGGAGCCCTTATGCCCGTAACCACCGTCGCACAACTGATCCCCGTTCTCCAAACCGCCATTGGCCCGGTCATCCTGGTGTCCGGAGTGGGCCTCCTTCTGCTTACAATGACGAACCGCCTCGGGCGAGCCATCGATCGGGCACGCATCCTGTCGGCCGAGCTGCCGACCGCCACCGGCGACAACCGGGCGAAGATCGTGGCACAGCTTCGCATCCTCTGGCGCCGGTCGCGCCTCATCCGCCAGGCAATCGCCCTGGTGTCCACGAGCGCCCTGGCCGCGGCAGTGCTCATCATCGTATTGTTCTTTACCGCCCTGCTTCAGATAGAGACCGCCTGGCTGATCAGCCTGTTGTTTATCCTTTGTATGGCCTGTCTTATTGCCTCACTGGTCGTCTTCATTCAGGATATCAATCAATCGCTCGCAGCGCTTAAGCTCGAACTGAGCGTCGACGGGTTTGACGGAGTCTGAGAAATAAGGAGTTCAACATTGGGTCACGGTGCTGGCCAAGTCATCCACCGCGGCGGGAGAAGTGGGAGGTCGGAAGTCAGAGGAAAAACAAATCCTCGGCTGTTCCCTTTACCCGGCTCTCAGAGAGAATGTGAATCTCGCGCCTTATTCTGGATGATGCTGGGTGGGTATTGGGACGCAATGGCCGCAAAAAAATCGGCCCCGAGATATCTTCCGGGGCCGTTTCCACTCAAAAGGAGGGTGAACTGGGGGGTTCACAGGAGGGAAAATCGTCGCATCGCCTGCCCTCACATTAACGCGAACGAAGGGTGATAAATGGAGTGATTCAGGCGATTCAATTTCTGATTCAACCGGCGCTCGGCCTTCTTCAGGATCTTCGCGGTCTCCTGAACGCTGTAATGCAATCGATCCGCGATCTCTGGAACATTCAATCCTTTATAATGCTTGCACACGAAAGCATCGCGCTCGCTCTGCGGCAGTTTGTTGATGGTCTCGATAATGAGATTTGTCGTTTCAACCTTCCAGTCTTGTTGTGTCATAACCACCCCCACTGCTCCTTGCACGATACTCTGTTTCTTATTACGGTTGAGAACAACCAAAGTTCCAAATTTCTTTGTTCATTTCTTTAGACGTAAGATGTATCAAAAAGTTTGAATAAAATCTCCCTGAAATTGTAAAAATTTGTCATCATGAAGCTGATTGGCGCGGTTTCACGTAGCATGAGGGAGTTCTCATGCGGGAGGAGGGATCGTGAAGAAATTCCTTGAATTCTTGCTCATTTTCTACGTGGGGACCTGTTGGGTCGGGAATGTCCCCGGCTCAGCGCAGACACCTGAGCAACCTGCTCCCGGCACACTGTTGCGTGAGGTCGTCGCCCTTCAGCTCCGGAACATTGACGGACGATATCATTTCCGCTACGACGAGGAAGACATCACGGAGGATCTCGGCGCCGACGGAAATCCCAGGCATTTTGACACCAAGCTCATGCAATGGATTCACACCGACTACGACTCTTATGTCAAATATCTCGCCATAAACGGAGCGTTCTACGGCGCCCCAGTCCTTGCCGACCAGCAGAACAAAATTGATCGACAGATCAAGGAGGTTGAAGCCAAGCCCGAAAGCCAGCGCCGGGCCCTTCACGAAAAGACGGTCAAGGAGCGCGAAAAGGAGAAGGATTTTATCCGCAGCCTGCCGGAGGCCTTCGACTATCAACCTCAGGGAGAGCAAACCATCAACGGTCATCCGAGCTGGATCTTTTCGTTCACCCCCCGCCCGGGCTTTCATCCTCCCTCGCGCGAGACGACTTTTTTGAAGACGCTGACAGGGAAGATCTGGATCACTGAAAATGAGCATCAATTGATTCGTCTGAAAGGGACCCTCGAGGACGACGTCGATTTTGGCGCCGGGCTGTTCGGCAGCGTCAAGAAAGGCTCCACCATCACCCTCGAGCAATCGCCGGGACCCGCCGGTTTGTGGTTTCCCGCATTCACGGAGATGGAATTCCGCGCCAAGGTCTTTGTGAAGGGTCAGAATCGGATTGAGATCAGCCGATACAGCCGGTACGAAGAAACATCAAGTCCGAAGAAGAAGATCGAGGTTGAGAAAATCCCTTAAGGCAGATGCCTCCACGGGGTTTTCCGGAAGTGGGATTTCAACATTGGGAGTGGTTGGCTTTCCGGGGCGGGATGCCGTGTGCCGTCGCTGGCGCTGTTTGACTGCGAAGGAGCGGATCAGGTCAGGTGCCCGTTTCCGCCGACCCGGGTTTTTGCCTTCTGAAAGTGTTCAATCTTGGGTAACAGTTCCTCCAGGTAACGCTCCAGTTCTGCCAGGCGCTTTGTTTCGCTCCGCATCCCGAGCAAATTCTGACAAACTTCCAAAGGAAGACCCAAGTGTTCCGCGACTGAAAAGGCGAGCCGCGGCGCCTTGGCATCCACCATCGTCAGATTCGTGTTGGGTTTGGCGACGGCGAGGACAATCTTGGCATAGCTCGCCTTCACGGACTCGGAAAGTCTTCGGACCTCATCCGGATCCTCAGCCTCCTCATCGTCAAAAAAAGAAACCTCCGCCCGGAGCACCTCTTCCTCGGAATTCTCCGTGATGATCTCAAATCGACGGACTCCCTCGGTGACGATGTCGAGGCGGCCGTCATCGTAGCGTTTCACGAGGTCCTTGATGCGGGCGGTGCACCCGACTTCCGCCATTTCGTTCTCCCGCATCAGCACCACACCAAACTCCGTCTTGTTGTCCAGACAGCCGCCGATCAATTTCCGGTAGCGCGGCTCGAAAATGTGCAAAGGGAGAGAAGCCCCGGGAAACAGGACCACTTCCAGCGGGAAGAGTGGCAACAAGAGCGGGTGATTGGACATGTCCCCTTCGCAAGGACGCCCTCCCGTCCGGCGGGAGCGCGTCACCGATCACGGCCGGTTGGTGAAGAGCTCTATGATGTAATCATGCAGGGAATCATACAGGATCCTCTGAAAGGCCCACGTGAACCGGGGGTTCTCCAAATCACGAGGCGCCAGGTGGATCGTGTAAGTATGGCCGGAAACCGCGGGGTCGCGCAATTGGATCAGGACATCCACCCCCTCATCCCCTTCTCCCGGTTGGGCGGAAAAGGACACGAGGGGATGGTCATAGTGATCTAACGCCGAGTTTACCTTCTCCAGAGAGCTCAATTCACCCCGGTGGCCATTCGCATGGCGGTCGCAGACTTTGCCGGCCTTTCACCTCCCGAAGGGTTACCTCGCAGCGCTGGCGGCCTTGTTGAGCGCGGCGAAGCGCCTGTTCACCACATTCCAGTCGATGCTCTTTATGAATGCGGACAGGTAATCCCCTTTGGTCGTCCCGTAGTCTATCATGTACGCATGTTCCCAGCAATCGAGCGCCAGCAGGGGTTCCTGATGAACGGGGTACCCGATATGATGTTCGAATAGGATGTAATGGTGTAGTTCGTGATCCGTGCGGTTGTGGGTCAGGATCACCCAGCCCGGGGTCGACGCGCCTGCCGCCTTCAGATCGGCTGTCCACGCATCGCGGGAGCCGAACGATCTTTTAATGGCGTCCGCCAGCTCGTTGGAGGGCTCGCCGCCCTTGGGACTCAGATTCTCGAAATACATCTCGTGCAAAAAGGCCCCGTTGAAGGCGACCGCCTCGCGCCGCTTGAGTTCGGAATATTCACTGAAGCTGTAATTCGCTGTGCTGCGATCGCTTGACTTCAGCTTTTCCTGAATTTCATTCAACTTCTTCACATACCCCTGGTAGAGACCAAAGTGCGCCTTCAGCTGCTTCTCGCTTAAGCCCTCGATCTTTCCCAATAAATGATCAAAATTTCTTGCGACTACGGTCATGATTTTCTCCTTTTTCCTGATATCTATTCAATTCGGAAGCCACCCAAACAACCCTCCCGCAAGCGGGTCGGGTTCTCCGTTCATCTTGTCTGGGGACTGCGTCTATTATATCGCATCGCGACATGAATTACTTCTCTTTCTGTGATCCGGGCAGCGGCTCTTCCGCAGAGGAGGAAGGGGAGTGCAGCGTGTGCCTGTAAATCGATGGGGGGAGAACCCTGTCCAACGGGGGCGGTTCTAGTGGAGGTTCAAAATGGAGGCCCCAACTGAGAGGGCCTCCCTCGTGCGGGCACGTTCGAAGAGACTCAAGGCCGGCTCACTTCCCCAGGAACGGGAAATGGCTCGCCGCGCCCATGAAAAACAGCATCGGGATGGAAAGCCAGAAATTCATCCTTGAAGCCAGGAACGCCCGACGGGCCAGCTTGGCGGATTCCGGCGGAATAGGGGTTCCGCTTTCCGCATTCGCCTTCGTCCAGGCAATGATCCGTTTCTGGTGCGGCCAGATGATTCCCCACACGTTCAGGAGCATGATGACTCCCATGCCTCCGCCAATCCCGATGGAGAGGGCTCGATTGCTCGAATCCGGAGTGGCATTGAACTGGAGGACGCACCACGCCAGAAGAAACATGATGATCGCCACCAGCACAGCGATGAGATATCCGTTGTTCAAAGCCCCGGAAACCGGCCGCAGGATAAGGAAAATCAAAAGCCAGGCCACGACCACCACTGCCAGCCAGGTCCCGAAGATCCGACCCACCGAAGGCTCCCGGCTCAAGATGATCATGTAGTACCAGATGCCGATGAACACCGTGCCCACCGCGCCCCAACGGAACCAGAACAGCGCCCGCGGCATCAACTGCGGGATCACCTTCCCCTTGGTGGGCGCATCCAGCGACTTCATCAAATTCACATTGACCAGATTGAAGAAATAGAGCATCCCGATCCACGTAATGCCGGCCAGGAAATGAAGCCATCGCAGAAAGATTTCCTGCCATGCCATCGCATTGTCTGGAAATTGAATCACCATCCAGAATGAGATCAGAGATCCCCAAATCATGTGGGCCATAATTCATCCTCCTCCATTGAAAAAACTTGCATGAATTGGCAACCTGAGAAAGCCTGATTGTGGTTTTTCTTTGCGTGAATAAGGACTTGGAAAGATCCCCCGCACGATAGGGGTTTACAGCCCGGCTGTCAACGAAATTCGGCGACTTCGGGGCCCTCTACCCGACTCCCACGGAGGCGCCCTCAAAATCCCGGGCCAGGGCCTCCCGTTGCTCCGCAGTAAGCGAAGTCCGGGCCGCATAATTGGGATGATCGATCACCAGGGCGACCGGCACCGTGGGGTCACGGAACCAGCTTTGCTCCTCCCTGGTGAAGGGAAAACGAACGTACTGGACGGCGCTGATCCTGTCTTCCTTGCTGTGCCCTTCTTCGAACCGGCCAAACACGCGGGCCAGCCCTCCCATTTCAAAAAAAACACAGTCGCCCTGGTCCAGGCCCTGAAAGCGGTCCAGCTCCGGCTTGATGTCGGACGGCGTGGTGATTTCAATAAACAGGGTGGCACTTAACTCGTCCGCGTCCGGCAGGATTTGATTGTAGACGTCAATCTCGTCCTGGATTCTGCGTTCATCCACCATTCGTTCAGCTCGTATCATCTCCTGGACCTGAAACTTGACCGTCTCCCGGTTCTCAAACACCAGAGACACCTTGTCGCCGACCGGGAGCCGCCGATGTTGTTTCAGCGCGATGATGTGACGCCTGAACTCGTCCCGAATCTTTTCGTACTCGTAGAGGTTTCTGACATCGTCCACAGTGAGTTTTTTCATAATCCGCACGCCTTGGCAAAGATTCTCACAGGATGCAGCGCCTCGCGTCCCGTCCCCTGCTTGATCCGCAAGGCCGAGAGCGGACAATCCGTGGCAATGAACTCGGGCGCCGGTTCCTGCACTTCTTTCAACAGTGGTTGGGCGAGCTTGAGCGAGAGGTCATGGTACTGCTGTTTCATTCCCCAGGTCCCGTCCACCGCTGAACAGCGCTCCACCACCTGGACCCGGGCGCCGGCCAGTTGCAAAAGATCGCGTGATTTATAGCCCAGGTTTTGCGCCTTCAAATGGCACGACAGCTGATAGGACACCGTTCCGAGCTTGGAGACAAACTGGGTGTCCAGCGCCCCCTCTTGGTGCAACTTCATCAGATACTCGCAGCTGTCGAAGGTGTGGGCAGCGACCAGTCGGGCGTCCTCCGAGTTCAACAGGAAAGGATACTCCTGCTTGAACGTGTAGCTGCATGTCGGGCCGGGGATGACCACGTCGTATCCGTCCCGAACCTTTTCCGAAAGGAACCGGACATTCTCCGCGGCATCCTGAAGCGCGGTCTTCAAATCGCCGCCGTCCAAAGCCGGCATCCCGCAGCAGCGTTTGTAACCGTCCACGACTTCGATGCCGTTTTTCTCGAGGATACGAACCAGCGCTTTGCCGGTCTCCACGTCGCTGTAATTCACCGAACACGTGGAAAAGAGGGCGACCTTGCGCTTTTTGCCGACGGGTTTGCCATTCGCCCCCCGGCGCGGCTTCATCCATCGCGACAGGGTCTGCGACGCATAAGTGGGAAGGGGCCAACGGCGATGAATCCCAACCACCTTTTCCATGAGGAGACGGTGAAGC is a genomic window containing:
- a CDS encoding DUF3501 family protein, translating into MKKLTVDDVRNLYEYEKIRDEFRRHIIALKQHRRLPVGDKVSLVFENRETVKFQVQEMIRAERMVDERRIQDEIDVYNQILPDADELSATLFIEITTPSDIKPELDRFQGLDQGDCVFFEMGGLARVFGRFEEGHSKEDRISAVQYVRFPFTREEQSWFRDPTVPVALVIDHPNYAARTSLTAEQREALARDFEGASVGVG
- a CDS encoding LON peptidase substrate-binding domain-containing protein codes for the protein MSNHPLLLPLFPLEVVLFPGASLPLHIFEPRYRKLIGGCLDNKTEFGVVLMRENEMAEVGCTARIKDLVKRYDDGRLDIVTEGVRRFEIITENSEEEVLRAEVSFFDDEEAEDPDEVRRLSESVKASYAKIVLAVAKPNTNLTMVDAKAPRLAFSVAEHLGLPLEVCQNLLGMRSETKRLAELERYLEELLPKIEHFQKAKTRVGGNGHLT
- a CDS encoding Fe-Mn family superoxide dismutase, whose translation is MTVVARNFDHLLGKIEGLSEKQLKAHFGLYQGYVKKLNEIQEKLKSSDRSTANYSFSEYSELKRREAVAFNGAFLHEMYFENLSPKGGEPSNELADAIKRSFGSRDAWTADLKAAGASTPGWVILTHNRTDHELHHYILFEHHIGYPVHQEPLLALDCWEHAYMIDYGTTKGDYLSAFIKSIDWNVVNRRFAALNKAASAAR
- a CDS encoding DUF2721 domain-containing protein, with translation MPVTTVAQLIPVLQTAIGPVILVSGVGLLLLTMTNRLGRAIDRARILSAELPTATGDNRAKIVAQLRILWRRSRLIRQAIALVSTSALAAAVLIIVLFFTALLQIETAWLISLLFILCMACLIASLVVFIQDINQSLAALKLELSVDGFDGV
- a CDS encoding urate hydroxylase PuuD; amino-acid sequence: MAHMIWGSLISFWMVIQFPDNAMAWQEIFLRWLHFLAGITWIGMLYFFNLVNVNLMKSLDAPTKGKVIPQLMPRALFWFRWGAVGTVFIGIWYYMIILSREPSVGRIFGTWLAVVVVAWLLIFLILRPVSGALNNGYLIAVLVAIIMFLLAWCVLQFNATPDSSNRALSIGIGGGMGVIMLLNVWGIIWPHQKRIIAWTKANAESGTPIPPESAKLARRAFLASRMNFWLSIPMLFFMGAASHFPFLGK
- a CDS encoding S9 family peptidase; this translates as MKRAAKLFLFFILLAVPLLAQQPPLIDRELFFGDPEIAGAQISPDGKYIAFLKPLNKTRNVWVKKTEEPFSAAKPVTNDTKRPIPGFFWSRDSQYILFVQDQGGDENYNVYAVNPADKPAAGVEVPTARNITMAKGARAIIYAVPKSDPDLLYVGLNDRDKAWHDLYKVKISTGERTLVRKNTDRIAGWEFDNKDQLRLAARSAENGDTEILRLDPSGVTKIYSCDVLEGCDTIRFAKDNKRVYMVTNKGSEIDLTRLVLLDPETSKEELVESDPLKRVDFGSAIFSELTDEMIATIYIDDKRREYWKDKVFEADYKWLQTKLPRKQINFGSHTRDEQLWIVSATADNEPGETYLFDRKARKLTLQYRIRENLNRANLTSTTVVRYPSSDGLEISAYLTLPKGVPEKNLPVVVFPHGGPWARDLWGFNPYWQFFANRGYAVLAPNFRGSTGYGKKFINAGNKEWGQKMQDDLTWGVKYLVSKGIGDPKHIGIMGGSYGGYATLAGVAFTPDLYAGAVSIVGPSNLITLLDSIPPYWEPIRKTFYVRMGDPNTPGGKAQLQRQSPLNSAAKIKTPLLVVQGANDPRVNKAESDQIVIALRENGFPVEYLVAPDEGHGFARPVNNMAMIASAEKFLAKHLGGRFQESMTPEVATRLTEITVDPKTVTLAKKVDPNLVGTPKLSNALVSGTYKYQAKIQAGAQAITLDIKTDIKEEGGAWTATDTTTSAMGEFVDTAVLDKDTLTLRKRTVKQGPATIEFEVVDNKATGKMSMGGQDRPISVDLGGPLFADAAGQMQAIACLPIKEGYSTTFRNLDLQKQKPKLMQLQVTGSESVTVPAGTFNAYKIEVSSADGGTDKMTIWVATDSRKAVKYSAVLSQMGGATLTAELMQ
- a CDS encoding 4Fe-4S dicluster domain-containing protein: MSYDFQSEQFWSTAAIEKEERRVYDLCNGCRRCFNLCPSFTELFNRLDEERVDGDAEKLNAEDLKVIADDCFQCKLCYNHCPYTPPHAWKIDFPRMMLRDKLVKARHQGVSFQDKFLAQADLIGRLGSWTAPLFNWLSRNGLHRLLMEKVVGIHRRWPLPTYASQTLSRWMKPRRGANGKPVGKKRKVALFSTCSVNYSDVETGKALVRILEKNGIEVVDGYKRCCGMPALDGGDLKTALQDAAENVRFLSEKVRDGYDVVIPGPTCSYTFKQEYPFLLNSEDARLVAAHTFDSCEYLMKLHQEGALDTQFVSKLGTVSYQLSCHLKAQNLGYKSRDLLQLAGARVQVVERCSAVDGTWGMKQQYHDLSLKLAQPLLKEVQEPAPEFIATDCPLSALRIKQGTGREALHPVRIFAKACGL